One Luteimonas sp. MC1825 DNA segment encodes these proteins:
- the ubiE gene encoding bifunctional demethylmenaquinone methyltransferase/2-methoxy-6-polyprenyl-1,4-benzoquinol methylase UbiE, with protein sequence MNEHDERPGTTHFGFRDVPVADKQKLVGEVFSSVAGNYDLMNDLMSMGIHRVWKRYFVATAQVGRGARVLDLAGGTGDIAALLRDRVGESGELVLGDINGSMLRVGRDRMVDRGNVRGFEYVQCNAQALPFPDASFDLVTIAFGLRNVTDKDAALSEMLRVLKVGGQARVLEFSEVTMDWFKPIYDFHSFKVLPRLGRLFAQDADSYRYLAESIRKHPPQEALKSMMEAAGFARCGYRNLTGGIVAIHDGYKA encoded by the coding sequence ATGAACGAACACGACGAGCGCCCCGGCACCACCCACTTCGGCTTCCGCGACGTGCCGGTGGCCGACAAGCAGAAGCTGGTGGGCGAGGTGTTCTCGTCGGTGGCCGGCAACTACGACCTGATGAACGACCTGATGTCGATGGGCATCCACCGGGTCTGGAAGCGCTACTTCGTGGCCACCGCGCAGGTCGGCCGCGGCGCGCGCGTGCTGGACCTGGCCGGCGGCACCGGTGACATCGCGGCGCTGCTGCGCGACCGCGTCGGTGAATCGGGCGAACTGGTGCTCGGCGACATCAACGGCAGCATGCTGCGCGTCGGCCGCGACCGCATGGTCGACCGCGGCAACGTGCGCGGCTTCGAGTACGTGCAGTGCAATGCGCAGGCGCTGCCGTTCCCCGATGCGAGCTTCGACCTGGTGACCATCGCCTTCGGCCTGCGCAACGTGACCGACAAGGACGCGGCGCTCTCCGAGATGCTGCGCGTGCTCAAGGTCGGCGGCCAGGCGCGGGTGCTGGAGTTCTCGGAGGTCACCATGGACTGGTTCAAGCCGATCTACGACTTCCACTCGTTCAAGGTGCTGCCGCGGCTGGGCCGGCTGTTCGCGCAGGACGCCGACAGCTACCGCTACCTCGCCGAGTCGATCCGCAAGCACCCGCCGCAGGAGGCGCTGAAGTCGATGATGGAGGCGGCCGGCTTCGCGCGCTGCGGCTACCGCAACCTGACCGGTGGCATCGTCGCCATCCACGACGGCTACAAGGCCTGA
- a CDS encoding nucleoside deaminase encodes MIDTPDYRALLDTAIAEARQGLAEGGIPIGAALYHGDGRLLGCGHNRRVQEGDPSIHGETDAFRKAGRQRSYRDTIMVTTLAPCWYCSGLVRQFNIGTVVVGEAVNFAGGVDWLRETGTEVVVLDDPRCITMMGEWIDANPGLWNEDIGEE; translated from the coding sequence ATGATCGATACCCCCGACTACCGCGCCCTGCTCGACACCGCCATCGCCGAAGCCCGCCAGGGCCTGGCCGAGGGCGGCATCCCGATCGGCGCCGCGCTGTACCACGGCGACGGCCGCCTGCTCGGCTGCGGCCACAACCGTCGCGTGCAGGAAGGCGACCCCTCGATCCACGGCGAGACCGACGCCTTCCGCAAGGCCGGCCGCCAGCGCAGCTACCGCGACACGATCATGGTCACCACGCTCGCGCCCTGCTGGTACTGCAGCGGGCTGGTGCGGCAGTTCAACATCGGCACCGTCGTGGTCGGCGAGGCGGTGAATTTCGCCGGTGGCGTGGACTGGCTGCGCGAAACGGGCACCGAGGTGGTGGTGCTGGATGATCCGCGCTGCATCACCATGATGGGCGAGTGGATCGACGCCAATCCGGGACTGTGGAACGAGGATATCGGCGAGGAGTGA